Part of the Chlamydiota bacterium genome is shown below.
AATTCATAGCGATGTCTGTGACGCTCTTGGATATGATCTTGTTTGTAAGCTAAGTGCGCCTTGGTGTTTGGGGTTAGAGTGCAATCAAAGGCGCCGAGGCGCATGGTTCCACCCAAGGATTCAATTTCACGCTGTTCTTCTAATAGCGAGATGACAGGATGTGTAGTTTGTTTGTCGATTTCTGTGGAATTGGCATCTTTCATGTTACATACGTGGCGTGCAAATTCTACCACCATCACCTGAAGTCCTAAGCACAATCCGAAATAAGGGATGTTATTTTCACGACAATATTTTGCAGCGAGTATTTTGCCTTCAAACCCTCTTTCTCCAAAACCACCGGGAACTAATATTCCGTCCAAATTGACGAGCGTTTCGTCCACGTTTTCTTTGTTGATTCCATCAGATTCGATGCTTTTGATGTGGAGTTTGTATCCATGAGAAATAGCCGCATGCTGAAGTGCTTCGAAAACAGATTTGTACGCATCTTTGTGTTGCAAGTATTTGCCCACAATTCCAAGATGGATTTCGCCTTTGGGATGTTTGATCGATTCGACAATGCTTTTCCATTCGTTCAAATCTTTGATTTTTCCATCCAAGCCCAAATGCTCACAGATCATGGCATCGACGCCTTCTTTGTGAAGCATCAAAGGTACTTCATAGATGGTGGTTTCAACATCAGGCTCATCAAAAACAGCTTCTTTGGGAACGCTGCAAAAAAGCGAGATTTTATCCTTAATTTCTCGAGTAAGACTCTTTTCAGAGCGGCATAAAATCATGTCTGGAATGATACCAATATTGCGCAAGGTTTGGACAGAGTGTTGCGTGGGTTTTGTTTTTACTTCTCCTGCCGCTTTGATGTAGGGGACATAAGTGAGGTGTAAATTGAGACACTGTTTTGGACGTTCATATCTAAACTGGCGAATGGCTTCTAAAAAAGGAAGCGATTCAATATCACCAATGGTTCCGCCAATTTCACAAAGCAGCACATCGCATTCTTGGACTTGTGTGCACACTTCAATACGTCGTTTGATCT
Proteins encoded:
- the pyrG gene encoding CTP synthase, whose translation is MEPKYIFITGGVVSSLGKGLTAASLGTLLENRGLTVSMLKLDPYINVDPGTMSPFQHGEVYVTDDGAETDLDLGHYYRFTNAKLGAFSNATTGQIYENVIKKERRGDFLGATVQVIPHITNEIKRRIEVCTQVQECDVLLCEIGGTIGDIESLPFLEAIRQFRYERPKQCLNLHLTYVPYIKAAGEVKTKPTQHSVQTLRNIGIIPDMILCRSEKSLTREIKDKISLFCSVPKEAVFDEPDVETTIYEVPLMLHKEGVDAMICEHLGLDGKIKDLNEWKSIVESIKHPKGEIHLGIVGKYLQHKDAYKSVFEALQHAAISHGYKLHIKSIESDGINKENVDETLVNLDGILVPGGFGERGFEGKILAAKYCRENNIPYFGLCLGLQVMVVEFARHVCNMKDANSTEIDKQTTHPVISLLEEQREIESLGGTMRLGAFDCTLTPNTKAHLAYKQDHIQERHRHRYE